From Musa acuminata AAA Group cultivar baxijiao chromosome BXJ3-8, Cavendish_Baxijiao_AAA, whole genome shotgun sequence, one genomic window encodes:
- the LOC135644083 gene encoding uncharacterized protein LOC135644083 has translation MVLDGGGLRKATAREMERQKVVVVVEEADAARTALLWAVRNFIRGGDSITLLYVCPSTRSKRKQRNYRLKGFQLALSFKDLCNGIAEAKVEIIVTEGDQGALVVSTVTNVGASTLVVGLHDKSFLYKAPITNIGTRSLNCRILAIKQHSTTQYGLLNTDFSQVETTRLCISESRNLFPIFPLSLRMFFGKSKRRKC, from the exons ATGGTTTTGGACGGTGGAGGACTCAGGAAGGCCACCGCCAGAGAGATGGAGAGGCAGAAGGTTgttgtggtggtggaggaggccgACGCCGCCCGGACCGCCCTCCTGTGGGCCGTGCGCAACTTCATTCGCGGCGGCGACTCCATCACCCTTCTCTACGTCTGCCCCTCCACGCGATCCAAGCGGAAGCAGAGGAACTATAGGCTCAAAGGATTCCAGTTGGCTCTCTCTTTCAAGGACCTCTGCAATGGTATCGCCGAG GCTAAGGTGGAGATCATAGTGACAGAGGGTGACCAAGGGGCGCTGGTCGTGTCGACTGTGACCAACGTTGGGGCTTCAACTCTTGTGGTAGGACTCCATGACAAGAGCTTTCTCTACAA GGCTCCCATTACAAATATTGGCACAAGAAGCCTAAATTGTCGGATTCTTGCTATTAAGCAGCACTCAACCACACAGTATGGCCTTCTCAACACAGACTTCTCTCAAGTTGAAACTACAAGGTTATG CATATCAGAATCCAGAAACCTATTTCCTATCTTCCCTCTGTCTTTAAGAATGTTCTTTGGAAAGTCTAAGAGGAGAAAGTGCTAA